One window of the Desulfovibrio sp. genome contains the following:
- a CDS encoding DUF3179 domain-containing protein: MPAGRISPAGRWPDRFTGPLVLALVLCSLWTLCPGLDAQARPRSLQQLAAINGKLIETGVKYGSIPSLYRPRYDLIQDANLSLSDDEIVFVVMLPGGARIYPQRIMVWHQVVNEIVNDKAYAITYCPTTGTLMAYDASLGGLNLIFDTEGRLYDGNSVLIDRNSGSLWLQETGMAFDGPLLGRGLPMVTVYWTTWGAAKRTFPHASVLAKPGGNKPYGRDPYGNYQRKGTYYDNDRLIYPVERTDRRFPSKTPMYCVEYEGYLLALDISYIRRKGAVNFFVGPHALLAVFDRGLDVVRLFNRQIWAEPFLFVQQNGKLMDLTTRSIWDPATGAALDGNMKGASMPQFYGAYSMWFAWYSINPETLVIPGPGEVPEKLLSPAPPGQ; encoded by the coding sequence ATGCCGGCAGGCCGCATATCCCCGGCAGGGCGCTGGCCTGACCGGTTTACGGGCCCGCTTGTGCTTGCGCTTGTGCTGTGCTCCCTGTGGACGCTGTGCCCAGGGCTCGACGCACAGGCAAGACCGCGCAGCCTGCAACAGCTGGCGGCCATCAACGGCAAGCTTATCGAAACAGGCGTCAAATACGGTTCCATCCCCTCCCTGTACCGCCCGCGCTACGATCTCATTCAGGATGCCAACCTGAGCCTCAGCGACGACGAAATCGTCTTTGTGGTCATGCTGCCGGGCGGGGCGCGCATTTACCCGCAACGCATCATGGTCTGGCATCAGGTTGTCAACGAAATCGTCAATGACAAGGCCTATGCCATCACCTACTGCCCCACTACGGGCACGCTTATGGCCTACGATGCATCCCTGGGCGGCCTGAACCTTATTTTTGATACAGAAGGCCGCCTGTACGACGGCAACAGCGTTCTTATCGACCGCAATTCTGGCAGCCTGTGGCTGCAGGAAACCGGCATGGCCTTTGACGGCCCCCTGCTGGGCCGGGGCCTGCCCATGGTGACCGTGTACTGGACAACCTGGGGCGCGGCAAAACGCACGTTTCCCCATGCATCCGTGCTCGCCAAACCAGGTGGCAACAAGCCCTATGGGCGCGACCCCTACGGCAACTATCAGCGCAAGGGCACCTATTACGATAACGACCGTCTCATCTACCCTGTAGAGCGGACAGACCGGCGCTTTCCCAGCAAAACCCCCATGTACTGCGTTGAATACGAGGGCTATCTGCTGGCGCTGGATATCAGCTACATCAGACGAAAAGGCGCTGTGAATTTTTTTGTGGGGCCGCACGCCCTGCTGGCCGTTTTTGACCGGGGGCTGGACGTGGTGCGCCTGTTCAACCGCCAGATCTGGGCCGAACCTTTTCTGTTTGTGCAGCAAAACGGCAAGCTCATGGATCTGACCACCCGCAGCATATGGGACCCGGCCACGGGCGCTGCGCTCGACGGCAACATGAAGGGCGCGTCCATGCCGCAGTTCTACGGCGCCTACTCCATGTGGTTTGCCTGGTACAGCATCAACCCCGAGACTCTGGTTATTCCCGGCCCCGGCGAAGTACCGGAAAAGCTGCTTTCGCCTGCTCCTCCGGGGCAGTAG
- a CDS encoding HD domain-containing protein encodes MNSAASPFFVDISSHLAWFRSYAAQKTAEETGDRSPMDLKVQHTMKVLENARCIVEGEKFDAPTTRLCLLAALYHDVGRFEQYLRYHTFRDRESCNHGQMGVRIMKAQGCLEHESPETRKLVMAAVGMHNRFALPAHTPPTVALVTNVVRDADKLDILRIMDEHLSGPDSYNPTVVLQQPDDPTVVSEAVVRAVFEHRVAAYAALRCVNDFRLLLGTWFFDLHFATCRRRFLQDGYVHNLLRHMPDTVQQAAARNYLLALLEEAEKDA; translated from the coding sequence ATGAACAGCGCAGCTTCCCCTTTTTTTGTAGACATATCTTCCCATCTGGCATGGTTCAGGTCTTACGCCGCCCAAAAAACGGCAGAAGAAACGGGCGACAGATCGCCCATGGACCTGAAGGTCCAGCACACCATGAAGGTGCTGGAAAACGCCCGCTGTATTGTTGAAGGCGAAAAGTTTGATGCCCCCACGACCCGGCTGTGTCTGCTGGCGGCTCTGTACCACGACGTAGGGCGGTTTGAGCAGTATCTGCGTTACCACACGTTCAGGGACAGGGAATCGTGCAACCACGGGCAAATGGGCGTACGCATCATGAAAGCACAAGGCTGCCTTGAGCACGAAAGCCCTGAAACCCGCAAACTGGTCATGGCCGCGGTGGGCATGCACAACCGTTTTGCCCTGCCCGCCCACACGCCCCCAACGGTGGCTCTGGTCACCAATGTTGTGCGCGACGCGGACAAGCTGGACATTCTGCGCATCATGGACGAGCACCTGAGCGGCCCTGACTCGTATAACCCCACAGTGGTACTGCAACAGCCCGACGACCCGACCGTCGTCAGCGAGGCGGTTGTGCGCGCAGTGTTCGAGCACCGGGTGGCGGCCTACGCTGCGCTTCGCTGCGTCAACGATTTTCGCCTGCTGCTGGGCACATGGTTTTTTGACCTGCACTTTGCCACGTGCCGCCGCAGGTTTCTGCAGGACGGATATGTTCACAACCTGTTGCGCCACATGCCAGATACGGTTCAGCAGGCAGCTGCCCGCAACTACCTGCTGGCCCTTCTGGAAGAAGCGGAAAAAGACGCCTGA
- the dnaE gene encoding DNA polymerase III subunit alpha, which translates to MSDFVHLHCHTEYSLLDGAIRIKDLCARAKDFGMPACAITDHGNLFGAAYFFQGCKDYGVKPIFGCEVYVCHDHKDKSTDSPLARRRNHLILLAQNITGYHNLVKLVTHGYLEGFYYKPRVDKPLLRKYSEGLICLSACIAGEIPRAILADDMDKALNLTREYADIYPDRFYLELQSNGLPEQTKANNALLELAETTGVPLVATNDCHYLTAEDAEAHEVLLCIQTQTTMDDPKRMRFGTNELFYKSIEEMEKPFAHVPEALANTVRIAEQCNVELDFGHHYFPVYNLPEGASLDSEFRRLAEEGLEKRLEKHPDRETLDAQLYRDRLQYELRVILEMGFPGYFLIVQEFINWAKNHSVPVGPGRGSAAGSLVAWALRITNLDPIPYNLLFERFLNSERVSLPDIDVDFCERRRGEVIKHMVETYGEGSVAQITTFGTMKAKGVVRDVGRALGMSFAETDRIAKLVPADLKMTIKKALEAEPELENIYHSDPKVKHLLDTARRLEGLARHASTHAAGLVVSDKPMEEYLPLYQGKRGELVTQFDGPMTEKAGLVKFDFLGLKTMTLIQDTLDNITLQGNEPPDLDNLPLTDTETYELYARGDTDGVFQVESSGMRQYLRMLKPSCFEDVIAMLALYRPGPLGSGMVDEFIKRKHGQVPVVYPHQSLTDCLRDTYGVIVYQEQVMQIAQIIASYTLGGADLLRRAMGKKKAEAMAKERVNFVTGAEKNGIDKDKANEIFDLMEKFAEYGFNKSHSAAYALISYYTAYLKVHYKVEFMAALLTSEMGNQDKLLKYVSCCKDMDINVVQASVNQSQREFTAHGGQVVFGLGGIKNVGDEAIREIVEARAEGGEFASLFDMCCRVNLRKVTKRVLESLVKGGACDCFGVPRAALLAAIEVVVARAQKKAKDKSSNQVSLLSMAPAVESAPQPGIGFDCPEASLPEMADDDKLRAEKEALGFFLTSHPLQPFVREIRRLGLTTLEDAREMFPGAEIRCAALVVSVKEVLTKSKGERMAFVGIEDLTGHAEVTFFPRSYAECRDLLRSEQPICLVARLDSQTDNADNGDMDDDAEEGPREIKLLGQSVRSLADACGLSDTPVCVQIPTHRLGREDMLALRNLLEQFPGPVEAHAQVLLDGHVCLLHLDNTLKVRPGPDLDKALAAWAS; encoded by the coding sequence ATGTCCGATTTTGTCCATTTGCATTGCCACACAGAATACAGCCTGCTCGACGGCGCCATCCGCATCAAGGATCTGTGCGCCCGCGCCAAGGACTTTGGCATGCCCGCCTGCGCCATCACCGACCACGGCAACCTGTTTGGCGCCGCTTATTTTTTTCAGGGCTGCAAGGATTATGGCGTTAAGCCCATCTTTGGCTGCGAGGTGTATGTCTGCCACGACCACAAGGACAAAAGCACTGATTCGCCCTTGGCCCGCCGCCGCAATCACCTGATATTGCTTGCACAGAACATAACCGGCTACCACAACCTGGTTAAGCTGGTGACACATGGATATCTTGAAGGTTTTTACTACAAGCCGCGTGTGGACAAGCCCCTGCTGCGCAAATATTCCGAAGGCCTCATCTGCCTTTCTGCCTGCATTGCGGGCGAAATTCCGCGTGCCATTCTCGCCGACGACATGGACAAGGCCCTGAACCTCACGCGGGAATACGCCGATATCTACCCAGACCGCTTTTACCTTGAACTGCAGTCAAATGGCCTGCCCGAGCAGACCAAGGCCAACAACGCCCTGCTCGAACTGGCGGAAACTACAGGCGTGCCGCTGGTTGCCACCAACGACTGCCACTACCTCACCGCCGAAGACGCCGAAGCCCACGAGGTGCTGCTCTGCATCCAGACGCAGACCACCATGGACGACCCCAAGCGCATGCGCTTTGGCACCAACGAGCTGTTTTACAAATCCATCGAAGAGATGGAAAAGCCCTTTGCCCATGTGCCCGAGGCCCTTGCCAACACGGTGCGCATTGCCGAGCAGTGCAATGTGGAACTGGATTTTGGGCACCACTACTTTCCCGTATACAACCTGCCGGAAGGGGCCAGCCTTGATTCCGAATTCCGGCGGCTGGCTGAAGAAGGCCTTGAAAAGCGGCTTGAAAAGCACCCCGACAGGGAAACCCTGGACGCCCAGCTCTACCGTGACCGCTTGCAGTACGAACTGCGCGTTATCCTTGAAATGGGCTTTCCCGGTTACTTTCTCATCGTGCAGGAGTTTATCAACTGGGCAAAGAACCACAGCGTGCCGGTGGGGCCGGGCCGTGGTTCCGCCGCCGGTTCTCTGGTGGCGTGGGCCCTGCGCATCACCAACCTCGACCCCATTCCGTACAATCTGCTGTTTGAACGCTTCCTGAACAGCGAGCGTGTCTCCCTGCCCGATATCGACGTGGACTTTTGCGAACGTCGCCGTGGCGAGGTCATCAAACACATGGTGGAAACCTACGGCGAGGGCTCTGTTGCGCAGATCACCACCTTTGGCACCATGAAGGCCAAGGGTGTGGTGCGCGACGTGGGCCGCGCCCTGGGTATGAGTTTTGCGGAGACAGACCGCATCGCCAAGCTGGTTCCCGCCGACCTCAAGATGACCATCAAAAAGGCGCTGGAGGCAGAACCGGAGCTGGAGAACATTTATCACTCCGACCCCAAGGTAAAGCACCTGCTCGACACGGCCCGCCGCCTCGAAGGGCTGGCCCGCCACGCCTCTACCCACGCCGCCGGTCTTGTGGTTTCAGACAAGCCCATGGAGGAATACCTGCCTCTGTATCAGGGCAAGCGCGGCGAACTTGTGACCCAGTTTGACGGCCCCATGACCGAAAAAGCCGGGTTGGTGAAGTTCGACTTTCTGGGTCTGAAAACCATGACCCTGATTCAGGACACGCTCGACAACATCACCCTGCAAGGCAACGAACCGCCAGACCTCGACAACCTGCCGCTTACCGACACCGAAACCTACGAACTCTACGCCCGTGGTGATACGGACGGCGTATTTCAGGTGGAAAGTTCTGGCATGCGGCAGTACCTGCGCATGCTCAAGCCCTCATGCTTTGAAGACGTCATCGCCATGCTTGCCCTGTACCGCCCCGGCCCGCTGGGTTCGGGCATGGTCGACGAATTCATCAAACGCAAACACGGGCAGGTTCCTGTTGTGTACCCGCACCAGTCGCTCACCGACTGCCTGCGCGATACCTACGGCGTTATCGTCTATCAGGAACAGGTCATGCAGATCGCCCAGATCATCGCCAGCTACACGCTGGGCGGTGCCGACCTGTTGCGCCGCGCCATGGGCAAGAAAAAAGCCGAGGCCATGGCCAAGGAACGCGTCAACTTTGTTACCGGCGCGGAAAAGAACGGCATCGACAAGGACAAGGCCAACGAAATTTTCGACTTGATGGAAAAATTCGCCGAATACGGCTTCAACAAGTCGCACTCAGCCGCCTACGCCCTTATTTCGTACTACACGGCCTATCTCAAGGTGCACTACAAGGTCGAATTCATGGCCGCCCTGCTCACCTCTGAAATGGGCAACCAGGACAAGCTGCTCAAGTACGTTTCGTGCTGCAAGGACATGGACATCAACGTGGTGCAGGCCTCGGTAAACCAGAGCCAGAGGGAGTTTACGGCCCACGGTGGTCAGGTGGTCTTTGGCCTTGGCGGCATCAAGAACGTGGGCGATGAAGCCATTCGCGAAATTGTGGAGGCCCGCGCCGAGGGCGGCGAATTTGCCTCGCTCTTTGACATGTGCTGCCGGGTCAACCTGCGCAAGGTCACCAAGCGCGTGCTTGAATCGCTGGTCAAGGGCGGCGCGTGCGACTGCTTTGGTGTGCCCCGCGCGGCCCTGCTGGCGGCCATTGAAGTGGTTGTTGCCCGTGCGCAGAAAAAGGCCAAGGACAAATCTTCCAATCAGGTTTCGCTGCTCTCCATGGCCCCGGCCGTAGAAAGCGCGCCCCAGCCCGGCATCGGGTTCGACTGCCCCGAGGCATCACTGCCCGAAATGGCCGACGACGACAAACTGCGGGCAGAAAAGGAAGCTCTGGGCTTCTTTTTGACCAGCCACCCGTTGCAGCCCTTTGTGCGCGAGATACGCCGCCTTGGCCTCACCACGCTCGAAGACGCGCGAGAGATGTTTCCCGGTGCGGAAATACGCTGCGCGGCCCTTGTGGTCAGCGTCAAGGAGGTGCTCACCAAGTCCAAGGGCGAACGCATGGCCTTTGTGGGCATTGAAGACCTCACCGGCCACGCAGAAGTGACGTTTTTTCCCCGATCCTACGCCGAATGCCGCGATCTGCTGCGCTCGGAACAGCCCATCTGCCTTGTGGCGCGACTCGACAGCCAGACAGACAACGCCGACAACGGCGACATGGACGATGACGCCGAGGAAGGCCCGCGCGAAATCAAGCTGCTGGGGCAGAGCGTGCGCTCGCTGGCCGATGCCTGCGGCCTGAGCGATACCCCCGTGTGTGTACAGATACCCACGCACCGACTTGGGCGTGAAGACATGCTGGCCCTGCGCAACCTGCTCGAGCAGTTTCCCGGCCCGGTTGAGGCCCATGCTCAGGTTCTTCTGGACGGGCACGTATGCCTGCTGCACCTCGACAACACTCTGAAAGTACGCCCCGGGCCAGATCTGGACAAAGCTCTTGCCGCCTGGGCTTCATAA
- a CDS encoding metallophosphoesterase, with the protein MFRFFLVTGIGLAIINGWISWWLWRALSGTGWLRFLLCGLVLALGAAFPLLYKGHGDTLAHVWLLRAGAFWMGVAFYVFVLVVLADIYGLGARLFGTAQPVTPRWGAVLLVLGLPLLLGVGSWFNAAFPALKQYDITVRAQAPLPDSLTRRPLKFGVITDMHLGRLITAGRLARAVELLAPEQPDAIFYVGDIIDDHIKLDAEATAAALALAQPPLGHWAVPGNHEYISGSIDKSMEFLRRVGMQVLRDQWAVVDENFVLAGRDDLSKPGFTGMQRASLTDMLADLPEQYRHLPLIVLDHQPATLDEAREAGAVLELSGHSHYGQLWPFNFVVERRYINPLGLLTMGSFHSIVSAGTGTWGPPLRTSSRAQVLLVTVHFTPEETAPENNVQ; encoded by the coding sequence ATGTTCCGATTTTTTCTGGTAACAGGCATTGGCCTGGCCATCATCAACGGCTGGATATCCTGGTGGCTCTGGAGAGCCCTTTCGGGCACGGGCTGGCTGCGTTTTTTGCTCTGCGGTCTGGTGCTTGCGCTGGGCGCGGCATTTCCGCTGCTCTACAAGGGGCACGGTGATACGCTGGCCCACGTGTGGCTGCTGCGCGCCGGGGCATTCTGGATGGGCGTGGCCTTCTATGTCTTTGTTCTGGTCGTACTTGCCGACATATACGGCCTTGGCGCGCGCCTGTTCGGCACTGCGCAGCCTGTAACACCTCGCTGGGGGGCAGTACTGCTGGTGCTGGGCCTGCCCCTGCTGCTGGGCGTGGGCAGCTGGTTTAACGCAGCCTTTCCTGCCTTGAAGCAGTACGACATAACGGTGCGCGCGCAGGCTCCCCTGCCGGATTCCCTGACCCGCAGGCCCCTGAAATTCGGCGTTATCACCGACATGCATCTGGGCCGCCTCATCACTGCCGGGCGTCTGGCCAGAGCCGTGGAGCTGCTGGCCCCGGAACAGCCCGACGCCATCTTTTATGTAGGCGATATTATTGACGACCACATTAAGCTTGATGCAGAGGCCACCGCCGCCGCCCTGGCTCTGGCCCAACCACCTCTGGGGCACTGGGCCGTACCGGGCAATCACGAATATATTTCTGGTTCCATTGATAAAAGCATGGAATTTCTGCGCCGCGTGGGCATGCAGGTGCTGCGCGACCAATGGGCCGTGGTGGACGAAAATTTTGTGCTGGCAGGTCGTGACGATCTGAGCAAACCGGGCTTTACCGGCATGCAGCGCGCCAGTCTGACCGACATGCTGGCCGATCTGCCAGAGCAGTATCGCCACCTGCCCCTCATTGTTCTTGACCATCAGCCAGCCACTCTGGATGAGGCACGTGAGGCCGGGGCCGTGCTGGAACTTTCAGGGCATTCCCATTACGGTCAGCTGTGGCCCTTCAACTTTGTGGTGGAACGCAGGTATATAAACCCGCTGGGCCTGCTGACCATGGGCAGCTTCCACTCCATTGTCAGTGCGGGTACGGGAACCTGGGGGCCACCCCTGCGCACCTCGAGCCGCGCGCAGGTGCTGCTGGTGACCGTGCACTTTACACCAGAAGAAACCGCACCTGAAAATAACGTCCAGTAG
- a CDS encoding radical SAM protein yields the protein MLFCTKLVRDLVFEERALQPCCNTHNIAVPSFPFAGGEVDMAAYTRHIGAVAQEIQRQNPQVCAGCPDLVPLSQSVHVPELQFSVISLNHHRHVCNCRCVYCDLWKPGHHPRPFAILPALRSLHDQGALKKNCAISWGGGESTLLPDFETTGRWLRAHGYFQQVHTNALRHSDWIDHLLSSGAGRVNISLDSGNAATYARVKGGDWWDKVLASTEKYFAAAITPRQVDLKYIVFEANNKIEELDQFFQVCQHVGAAKVQLSFNFIEVVNDKVSEHSIAAAAYFVHRAEKLGLVCELFFVDAPIRERMDAARRKLFG from the coding sequence GTGTTATTTTGCACCAAGCTCGTCCGGGACCTGGTTTTTGAAGAACGGGCCCTGCAGCCCTGCTGCAATACACACAACATAGCCGTGCCCAGCTTTCCCTTTGCTGGCGGCGAGGTGGACATGGCGGCCTACACTCGCCATATCGGCGCTGTCGCCCAGGAAATCCAGCGCCAGAACCCGCAGGTCTGCGCGGGCTGCCCCGACCTTGTACCCCTTTCGCAGTCTGTGCATGTGCCGGAACTGCAATTTTCGGTGATTTCGCTGAACCACCACAGACATGTCTGCAACTGCCGCTGCGTCTACTGTGACCTGTGGAAACCCGGCCATCACCCACGCCCCTTTGCCATTCTGCCAGCCCTGCGAAGCCTGCACGATCAGGGCGCGCTAAAAAAGAACTGCGCCATAAGCTGGGGCGGCGGTGAATCAACCCTCTTGCCCGACTTTGAAACCACCGGGCGCTGGCTGCGCGCCCACGGCTATTTCCAGCAGGTGCACACCAATGCGCTACGGCACTCTGACTGGATTGACCATCTGCTCTCAAGCGGCGCAGGCCGGGTCAACATCAGCCTTGATTCGGGCAATGCCGCCACCTATGCCCGCGTCAAGGGTGGTGACTGGTGGGACAAGGTGCTCGCCTCCACAGAAAAATACTTTGCCGCGGCCATCACTCCCAGACAGGTTGACCTCAAGTACATAGTTTTTGAAGCGAACAACAAAATCGAAGAATTAGACCAGTTTTTTCAGGTCTGCCAGCATGTTGGCGCGGCGAAAGTGCAGCTTTCCTTCAATTTTATTGAAGTTGTCAACGACAAGGTCAGCGAGCATTCCATTGCCGCGGCTGCGTATTTTGTACACCGGGCTGAGAAACTGGGCCTTGTGTGCGAGCTGTTTTTTGTGGATGCCCCGATACGCGAGCGCATGGACGCGGCGCGACGCAAGCTTTTTGGCTAG
- a CDS encoding DUF1848 domain-containing protein gives MKWRTVQINAAEGPVSAIAPEIIAASRATDIPAFYARWFMNRLREGYARWVNPFNGRPQYVAFDHLRVVVFWSKNPLPLLPLLPQVEARGLAWYLEFTLNDYEAEGWEPNLPSLANRIDTFRRFADVAGPERVVWRFDPLMLAGALAQNPNACEVLLERMGRIGQALKGCTRKLVFSFADIADYRKVRENMRRAGLGWRDFTQAEMQAVAAGVARLAAEMEVEPCTCGEKGDLSAFGIRHNSCTDPELILKLTNRHPDILRLFGLAQPRQLGLPLAKPSGADVASTMHEYPRDPGQRAVCLCVPCKDVGQYDTCPHGCVYCYANTSPATAARNFGLHDPAGESIVGEP, from the coding sequence ATGAAGTGGAGAACAGTGCAGATCAATGCCGCAGAAGGCCCAGTGAGTGCCATTGCGCCAGAGATTATCGCGGCCAGCAGGGCAACGGACATTCCGGCCTTTTACGCCCGGTGGTTCATGAACCGCCTGCGCGAGGGCTATGCCCGATGGGTCAACCCTTTTAACGGACGGCCCCAGTATGTTGCCTTTGACCACCTGCGCGTGGTTGTCTTCTGGAGCAAAAATCCGCTGCCGCTGTTGCCCCTGTTGCCGCAGGTGGAGGCGCGGGGTCTTGCCTGGTATCTGGAATTTACGCTCAACGATTATGAGGCTGAAGGCTGGGAGCCCAATTTGCCGTCACTGGCAAATCGCATTGATACCTTCAGGAGATTTGCCGATGTGGCAGGGCCGGAACGGGTGGTGTGGCGCTTTGACCCGCTCATGCTTGCAGGTGCCTTGGCCCAAAACCCCAATGCCTGTGAGGTATTGCTAGAGCGCATGGGCCGCATAGGCCAAGCTCTCAAGGGCTGTACCCGCAAGCTCGTGTTCAGCTTTGCCGACATAGCAGACTACCGCAAGGTGCGCGAAAACATGCGCAGGGCTGGCCTTGGCTGGCGTGATTTTACGCAGGCCGAAATGCAGGCTGTTGCCGCAGGCGTGGCCCGGCTGGCTGCCGAGATGGAGGTGGAGCCCTGCACCTGCGGCGAAAAGGGCGATCTGTCGGCCTTTGGCATCAGACATAACAGCTGCACCGATCCCGAACTTATCCTCAAGCTGACCAACCGGCACCCGGATATCCTGCGGCTGTTTGGCCTTGCGCAGCCCCGCCAGTTGGGCCTGCCGCTGGCGAAGCCCTCGGGGGCGGATGTTGCCAGCACAATGCATGAGTACCCGCGTGACCCTGGACAGCGGGCCGTATGCCTGTGCGTGCCCTGCAAGGATGTGGGCCAGTACGATACCTGCCCCCACGGCTGCGTATACTGTTACGCCAACACCTCTCCCGCTACTGCGGCCCGCAATTTTGGGCTGCACGACCCCGCGGGCGAAAGCATTGTTGGCGAACCTTGA
- the queD gene encoding 6-carboxytetrahydropterin synthase QueD, with translation MTKGAFWRLTVRDDFSAGHALRHYEGKCERMHGHNFAVELTVQGQRLTRDTEMLLDFKTLKTSLKTVLDTLDHRLLNETPPFDVINPSSENLARHIWRGMAELLATHTDPQAREVRLYSVTVSEKGAQSATYMEVDD, from the coding sequence ATGACAAAAGGCGCTTTTTGGCGGCTGACCGTGCGCGACGATTTTTCAGCCGGTCACGCCCTGCGGCATTATGAAGGCAAGTGCGAACGCATGCACGGCCACAACTTTGCAGTTGAACTCACCGTGCAGGGACAGCGCCTGACCCGTGACACGGAAATGCTGCTCGACTTTAAAACGCTGAAAACCAGCCTCAAAACCGTGCTCGATACTCTTGACCACAGACTGCTCAACGAAACGCCGCCCTTTGACGTCATAAACCCCTCGTCCGAGAATCTGGCGCGGCACATCTGGCGCGGCATGGCCGAGCTACTGGCAACGCACACCGACCCGCAGGCCCGCGAAGTGCGGCTGTACAGTGTTACGGTTTCTGAAAAAGGTGCCCAAAGCGCCACCTATATGGAAGTGGACGACTGA
- a CDS encoding WcbI family polysaccharide biosynthesis putative acetyltransferase: MAQALCLLHANCQGDALRPLLENSPAFASRFRIRQYVNYTRQSIAAQDIEHCDLFLYQRLAPRWGDLSTEQMLPRLPQHCQAIEIPNLFFKGYWPHWSRDEHINFADSLLETLLEKVSPHEALTLYLRGSAALLGDAATLNRLAEESLGREEAKESDAPIKCAPLLRERWREEQMFITVNHPGRELVCHMADRLLHLLGLGGLSRSTRAGFVHPLEDFWLPVHPAVGGSLGLPFASAEKRWPIYHLQLTHREYTMCYMACRANNVGDFLTFLKNLSPDALHAATAAVGG, from the coding sequence ATGGCCCAGGCTCTGTGTCTCTTGCACGCCAACTGTCAGGGCGACGCGCTGCGCCCCCTGCTTGAAAATTCTCCGGCCTTTGCCAGCCGCTTTCGCATCCGCCAGTATGTGAACTACACGCGGCAGAGCATTGCCGCGCAGGATATAGAGCACTGCGACCTTTTTCTGTACCAGCGGCTTGCACCCAGGTGGGGCGACCTCTCCACCGAGCAGATGCTGCCGCGCCTGCCCCAGCATTGCCAGGCCATTGAAATTCCCAATCTTTTTTTCAAGGGCTACTGGCCCCACTGGTCGCGCGACGAGCACATCAATTTTGCCGACAGCCTGCTTGAAACCCTGCTTGAAAAGGTAAGCCCACACGAGGCCCTCACCCTCTACCTGCGGGGCTCTGCCGCTCTGCTGGGCGATGCCGCAACGCTCAACCGCCTAGCCGAGGAATCGCTGGGCCGCGAAGAAGCCAAGGAGAGCGACGCGCCCATCAAGTGTGCGCCCCTGCTGCGCGAACGCTGGCGTGAAGAGCAGATGTTCATAACCGTCAACCACCCGGGCCGCGAGCTTGTGTGCCACATGGCCGACAGACTGCTGCACCTGCTGGGCCTCGGGGGCTTGTCCCGGTCCACGCGCGCTGGATTTGTTCACCCGCTGGAAGATTTCTGGCTGCCTGTGCACCCTGCGGTGGGGGGCAGCCTTGGCCTGCCCTTTGCCAGTGCCGAAAAACGCTGGCCCATCTATCATCTGCAGCTCACGCACCGCGAGTACACCATGTGCTACATGGCCTGCCGGGCCAATAATGTAGGAGATTTTTTGACATTTCTTAAAAACCTTTCGCCCGATGCCCTGCACGCCGCAACGGCAGCCGTAGGCGGCTAG
- a CDS encoding flavodoxin family protein, translated as MKVLMINGSPHPKGCTFTALSTVAAQLEKNGVETQMLQLGVKPIQCCIACGKCKDTGHCVFNADHVNEAIDLLRAADGFVVGSPVYYAGPNGGITSFLDRMFFFKSIHYAFKPAAAVVSCRRGGASASFDRLNKYFTIARMPVVSSQYWNAVHGNTPEEVMQDKEGLQIMRTLGDNMAWLLKCIAAGKAAGVATPTPEAWEPTNFIR; from the coding sequence ATGAAAGTTCTGATGATCAACGGCAGCCCGCATCCCAAGGGCTGCACCTTTACCGCGCTGTCCACCGTGGCTGCGCAGCTTGAAAAAAACGGCGTTGAAACCCAGATGCTCCAGCTGGGCGTAAAGCCCATCCAGTGCTGTATTGCCTGCGGCAAGTGCAAGGATACCGGCCATTGCGTATTTAATGCCGACCACGTCAACGAAGCCATTGACCTGCTGCGCGCAGCAGACGGTTTTGTTGTGGGTTCGCCGGTCTATTACGCAGGGCCCAACGGCGGCATCACTTCGTTTCTTGACCGCATGTTCTTTTTCAAATCCATCCATTATGCCTTCAAACCCGCTGCCGCCGTGGTGAGCTGTCGCCGTGGCGGGGCCAGCGCCTCTTTTGACAGGCTGAACAAGTACTTTACCATTGCGCGCATGCCTGTGGTTTCTTCGCAGTACTGGAACGCCGTGCACGGCAACACCCCGGAAGAAGTCATGCAGGACAAGGAAGGTCTGCAGATCATGCGCACCCTGGGCGACAACATGGCCTGGCTGCTCAAGTGCATTGCCGCTGGCAAGGCCGCTGGCGTGGCAACTCCCACGCCCGAAGCCTGGGAACCCACCAACTTTATCCGTTAG